CCTTTTCAACGCCGAGCACCATGGAATCGTTGGCGCACATGACGCCCTGGACGTCCGGGTGCATGGTGAGCAGATTGGTCATCAGGGTGTTGGCTTCCTCGGTTTCCCAATGGGCGGTGCGGGAGGTCAGGAGGTTCAGGTCGTACTTCTTGACGGAACGCATGAAACCGGCCTTGCGCTGCTTGGCATTGTCGGCGCCGGGGTTACCTTCGATAATGATGACCTTGGCGCCCTTGCCGATGGTCTTGCCCAGGTAGTCGCCGACCATTTCGGCACCGTCGGCATTGTCAGGACCGACAAACAGGAAATCCTTGGGCAGACCGGCCTTGACCAGTGCTTCCTTGTTCAGGGTGACATCGAAATTGACGACGGTGATCCCGGCATCGACGGCCTTTTTGACCGGGATGGTCATGCCGACGGAGTCAGCCGGGGCGACAACGATCATGTCCACCTTCTGGGCGATGAAATTCTCCATGGCGCTGACCTGGGTGTCGATGTCGGTCTCGGAATTCATGCCGACCGGAATCAGGGTGAAAGTGCCGTCTTCCTGGGCGTACTTGCGGGCGCCCTCTTCCATGGTTTTGAAAAATTCGTTGGCCAGTGATTTCATGACCAGGCCGACAACCGGCTTCTCAGCGAAAGCCGGCGCGATCGCGACGGTGCCAAGGAACGCCAAGGACATGAATACCACAGAGATCTTTTTGAAAAAACTCATACCGATACCTCCAAATAATTAGTGGATCACACGCATACAATCGTTTGCGCAATCGTTTGCGTAAGCTTTTCCACCCTACCTTCCGTGACATTTCTGTCAAGATTTTTTTGTCCCGACACGCGTCGCCATTCCTATCAATGGACATAGCCCCATGGCGATAATAGTTTCATTCGACAATGGTTTGAATGAGTTGCAACCGCGCCGTGAATCCGGCAGAAATGGCTTCGACCGGGAGTGAAAACCGTTCCCACCTTTTTGTCCTTACCGCCGCGCCGCCCAAAAAGCCGATTCCCGACGATTTCGAAAAACACCGGCGCACCGGCCCGGCAGGCGCAGGACATCGTGACACAAAAAACGGCTGCGGAAATCGGCCCCCCCGTCAAGGCTGACAGGACTGGCCCCTCGGCGGACAATCCCTGTCCAAAATAAAACCCGTTCCAACGCGGCGTTCAAAACGCGATCCGCGTGGCCGTCTGGCTTGCATTGCGGTGTGCCGGACATCTTCAACACGAACCAAGGTTCGCGGGACGACGAATGTGCCTATTGGCGAGAGCGGGAAACGAGTTACGGCAAGGCTCAGCTTGGCGGTTTGAGGCCGACAACAAGACTGCATTTCATTTTTGACGGCAGGATGCCGCCGGAGATATAGCAAAACGGACTCAGGCCGGAAGGCCCCCGCAGGAACGGCACAGCGCATGGCCCTTCCCGCCTGACAGGCGCTCCCCCAAGGCGAAGCGCCAGGGCCTTCCCGGGACGCCTCCCCAGAGCCAACCGGGCGAGGCCTGGGGGGAAACATTGCGGGTGGCTGCCCACACCCAGATACCGGATCCGCCCCCTTGGCCCTGTATCTCATTTGCATCTGAAGTCCGATTTTGATTTCCGGGCCCTTGGCGCGGCCAGTTCATAAACTGGTGCATTGTGCGCCCACCGCCCGGCAATCAGCCGACTTGGCAGATTGTTCCCCCCCGAAGTCCCCGAACTGTCATAGGTTTGGCGGCCCCGCCCCTGGCGGGTATGACTTCGCCAAAAGGTGCGCATGCTTTATTTTGAGCATTCCCAGTATGTTATAAAAACTTTGAACATTTTTGTTCAGGATAAGGCTCCTTTTTGGAGCACGCCTTGCATTATAGGCCTCATGGGTGGGCGCCATGCCGGGCCATGAACTGTTATACCAAGCTGCAACGAGAAAAAACGTGACCGCTATATCCATTGTCGTCCCTGTCTACAATGTGCAGAAGTGGCTCCCCCGCTTCTTTGCCTGTTTGCAACGTCAAACATTTGAGAATTTTGAAGTCCTTCTGATCGACGACGCCTCCAGCGACAACAGTGTCGGCTTGATGGAAGAGATTGCCGCTACGGACCCGCGCTTCAAGCTTATCAAGCTGCCGGAAAATCGCGGTTGCGGAGGCGCTTGCAATGTCGGCATCTTGGCGGCCCGGGGGGAAACCATCTGTTTTGCCGATCCGGACGACCTCCTGCCGGAGAACTCGCTTGAAGTGCGTTACAACGCCTACAAGAAGCATCACGCCGTGGTCCGCGCTTGCCACC
The Desulfovibrio sp. Huiquan2017 genome window above contains:
- a CDS encoding sugar ABC transporter substrate-binding protein, which gives rise to MSFFKKISVVFMSLAFLGTVAIAPAFAEKPVVGLVMKSLANEFFKTMEEGARKYAQEDGTFTLIPVGMNSETDIDTQVSAMENFIAQKVDMIVVAPADSVGMTIPVKKAVDAGITVVNFDVTLNKEALVKAGLPKDFLFVGPDNADGAEMVGDYLGKTIGKGAKVIIIEGNPGADNAKQRKAGFMRSVKKYDLNLLTSRTAHWETEEANTLMTNLLTMHPDVQGVMCANDSMVLGVEKAIAAAGMTGKIQIVGFDNIGAVQELIKQGKCLATIDQFGPEMAANAIKVGFRILGGEKLTGWQKTPIKLVTKADL